A section of the Cottoperca gobio chromosome 17, fCotGob3.1, whole genome shotgun sequence genome encodes:
- the dis3l2 gene encoding DIS3-like exonuclease 2 — protein sequence MDSPRQSKNLNRDPKRSQNQSSTPPQKDAYARLLSQHCSSKFSLYLEQYAKDTTFQREGNGPSTLLKAQSDRQNIPQRKRDQVPNDFSDSSDFSPSSIKSKGEESSLSLYMEKLSTRSAQQDCERKQGVPDRQRWGQRRDTATSHDGDVESGEELGSLKHNDSKKPQKQQKKIKDSNRDVTSKETDSFVACPQSPKKASTGEQEQEKMKKSKKKTNTRQPEEDKSREGAVHSGFDTQMARPKSPHGKDKKLQQPRVSSANSPADKSRNKGGRGSKKHVFESYMTVEEVSHGLKRGELIQGQIRINPKKYHEAFVPSPDDTRDIFLDGIVSRNRALNADVVVVQILPREQWKVVRSDTDCDGASESDSQKENMAQKRAERKPRPAVKVEDRCSDQDELIRKVQNTTLTDTVEPLEDSSTARPTGEILQKTAKVVYIVEKKHSRAVTGFLKFLPDKPFAMFSPVDHRVPRINVFLADCPEDFISRPGDYTNTLFICRITNWAADSNFAEGQLAKTLGQAGEIEPETEGILIEYEVDFSEFSNEVLDCLPKNLPWTIPPEEMTKRRDLRKECIFTIDPATARDLDDALSCKQLADGNFEVGVHIADVSYFVGEDNALDSIASRRATSVYMVQKVIPMLPRLLCEELCSLNPLTDRLTFSVIWEITPEGKILSEWFGRSVIRSCVKLSYDHAQSMIEAPEKMFSAEELPPADPQHPIDEIHQAVLNLHSIAKNLRAQRFSGGALRLDQLKLSFTLDKETMMPQGCYVYQYRDSNKLVEEFMLLANIATAHHIHSRFPQLALLRRHPPPKTKMVDELQELCDQLGIDIDLSSAGALHKSLNTTLGDDEYTTARKEVLTHMCSRPMQMALYFCTGVLKEENQFKHYALNVPLYTHFTSPIRRYADIVVHRLLASSLKCGPKLGLSTEEVQKQSSHCNDRKTLSKRVQELSSELFFGVFVKDCGPLDSEAMVMGVLDQSFDVLVLRYGVQKRIYCKSIAGLSTFHHHKVGKKSELTLVWIPEDPEKAPVEQVISIFTLVEVQLKADGAPMKYSAVLKMPEDNES from the exons ATGGATTCTCCTCGGCAATCGAAGAACCTGAATCGAGACCCAAAGCGCAGCCAGAATCAGTCAAGCACTCCTCCTCAGAAAGATGCCTATGCCAGGCTTCTCAGtcagcactgcagcagcaaGTTCAGTCTGTATCTAGAGCAATATGCAAAGGACACAACATTTCAAAGGGAAGGAAATGGGCCAAGCACACTGCTCAAAGCCCAGAGTGACAGGCAGAACATACCACAACGAAAAAGGGACCAAGTGCCCAATGATTTCTCTGATTCGAGTGACTTCTCCCCCTCTTCAATAAAAagcaaaggagaggagagttCATTGTCTTTGTACATGGAGAAACTAAGTACCCGCAGTGCTCAGCAGGACTGTGAAAGGAAACAGGGTGTGCCTGACAGACAGCGGTggggacagagaagagacaccGCCACCAGCCACGATGGAGACGTCGAGTCTGGCGAAGAACTCGGctctttaaaacacaatgaCTCGAAGAAACcccagaagcagcagaagaaaatCAAGGACTCTAACAGAGATGTCACCTCAAAAGAGACTGACTCATTCGTTGCTTGTCCCCAGTCCCCAAAGAAAGCCAGTACAGGTGAACAGGAGcaagagaagatgaagaagtcAAAGAAGAAAACCAACACAAGGCAACCAGAAGAGGATAAAAGCAGAGAGGGGGCAGTACATTCTGGGTTTGACACTCAGATGGCAAGGCCCAAGTCTCCTCATGGTAAAGACAAGAAACTGCAGCAGCCCAGAG TGTCAAGTGCCAATTCTCCTGCTGACAAGAGTAGGAACAAAGGAGGCAGAGGATCAAAGAAACATGTGTTTGAATCATACATGACCGTTGAGGAGGTTTCTCATGGCCTTAAAAGAGGGGAACTCATTCAG GGACAGATACGAATCAACCCAAAGAAATACCACGAAGCTTTCGTCCCATCTCCT GATGACACACGAGATATATTTCTGGATGGGATTGTGTCTCGCAACAGAGCATTGAATGCAGACGTAGTGGTGGTGCAAATCCTCCCTCGGGAGCAATGGAAG GTTGTGAGGTCAGATACTGACTGCGACGGTGCCAGTGAGTCAGATagtcagaaagaaaacatggcgCAGAAGAGGGCGGAGCGCAAGCCCAGGCCTGCTGTTAAAGTGGAAGATCGGTGTAGCGACCAGGATGAACTCATCCGCAAAGTGCAGAATACCACCCTCACTGACACAG TGGAACCTCTGGAAGACTCCTCAACCGCACGGCCCACTGGGGAAATACTCCAAAAGACTGCTAAA GTGGTGTACATTGTTGAGAAGAAACACTCGAGAGCTGTAACGGGCTTCCTGAAATTCCTACCAGATAAGCCTTTTGCCATGTTCTCCCCTGTGGACCACCGGGTGCCACGGATTAACGTTTTCCTCGCTGACTGTCCTGAAGACTTTATCTCCCGCCCGGGCGACTACACCAACACCTTGTTCATATGTCGGATCACCAACTGGGCAGCCGACAGCAACTTCGCAGAAGG TCAACTTGCTAAGACACTGGGTCAGGCTGGAGAAATCGAGCCGGAGACAGAGGGCATTCTGATCGAGTACGAGGTTGATTTTTCTGAGTTCTCAAATGAGGTGTTGGACTGCCTACCCAAGAACCTGCCCTGGACCATCCCACCTGAGGAGATGACGAAGAGGAGGGACCTCAG GAAGGAGTGTATATTCACCATCGACCCTGCTACCGCCAGAGACCTGGACGATGCACTGTCCTGTAAACAACTCGCCGATG GTAACTTTGAGGTGGGGGTCCACATTGCTGACGTGAGTTACTTTGTGGGGGAAGACAACGCTCTGGATTCTATTGCCAGCCGAAGAGCAACTAGTGTGTACATGGTTCAAAAG GTGATCCCCATGTTGCCGCGGCTGCTGTGTGAGGAGCTGTGCAGTCTGAATCCTCTCACTGACAGACTCACTTTCTCTGTCATTTGGGAAATCACACCGGAGGGGAAG ATCCTGAGTGAGTGGTTCGGCCGCTCAGTCATCCGCTCCTGCGTGAAGCTGAGTTACGACCACGCTCAGAGCATGATCGAGGCCCCTGAAAAGATGTTCTCAGCTGAGGAGCTGCCACCTGCGGACCCTCAGCACCCCATTGATGAGATCCACCAGGCTGTGCTCAACCTGCACTCTATTGCCAAGAACCTCCGAGCTCAACGCTTCTCAGGAGGAGCCCTCAGACTGGACCAG TTGAAACTGTCTTTCACCCTGGACAAAGAGACCATGATGCCTCAAGGCTGCTACGTTTACCAGTACAGAGACAGTAACAA GTTGGTGGAGGAGTTCATGTTACTGGCTAACATTGCCACAGCCCACCACATCCACTCCAGATTCCCTCAGCTGGCCCTGCTCAGACGCCACCCTCCACCCAAGACCAAAATGGTGGATGAGCTACAGGAGCTTTGTGACCAGTTGGGAATCGACATCGATCTCTCCTCTGCAGGAGCGTTGCAT AAAAGTCTCAACACTACTCTTGGGGATGATGAGTATACCACTGCCAGAAAAGAAGTCCTCACCCACATGTGCTCCAGACCCATGCAG ATGGCGCTGTACTTCTGTACAGGCGTACTTAAGGAGGAGAATCAGTTTAAGCACTACGCCCTCAACGTTCCTCTCTACACTCACTTCACATCACCCATCAGACGCTACGCTGATATCGTCGTCCACCGGCTGCTGGCTTCTTCACTGA agtGTGGGCCTAAGTTGGGGCTGTCCACAGAAGAAGTCCAAAAACAGTCATCCCACTGTAATGACAGGAAGACTCTGTCCAAGAGAGTCCAAGAGCTCAGCTCTGAGCTCTTCTTTGGAGTGTTTGTAAAG GACTGTGGCCCTCTGGACTCTGAGGCCATGGTGATGGGCGTGCTGGATCAGTCCTTTGATGTGCTGGTTCTCCGATACGGAGTACAGAAACGCATCTACTGCAAG TCTATTGCTGGCCTGAGCACATTCCACCATCATAAGGTGGGGAAGAAATCGGAGCTGACTCTCGTCTGGATACCGGAGGACCCAGAGAAAGCTCCAGTAGAGCAG GTCATTTCAATCTTCACGTTGGTGGAGGTTCAGCTCAAAGCGGATGGTGCACCCATGAAATACAGTGCAGTTCTCAAGATGCCTGAGGACAACGAATCATAA